A genomic window from Paramormyrops kingsleyae isolate MSU_618 chromosome 23, PKINGS_0.4, whole genome shotgun sequence includes:
- the tnfrsf11b gene encoding tumor necrosis factor receptor superfamily member 6B, whose translation MLQLLQVMVIIGYGRYMAALVLTYEYREPASGRKLTCERCPPGTHMVQHCSATKRTQCAPCPPQHYTQEWNYLRRCLYCRQLCGDGQVVSEACSASQNTICQCKLGYFMQDDFCRQHTKCRPGYGVKVKGTAEVDTVCEKCPLGSYSPGGVSEVVCRNHTDCKSLRLQTVLKGGAWHDSLCASCDSLRAGGGLELLRGILLDFFSYHKMSKRKLERFVRQSLYPRKQHDSFQNARLQEYLTMWVKVAEVEKLKKLLKMLRRCDLHDAAEKLKKKHSKVTDMTLCDDSMN comes from the exons ATG CTGCAGCTGCTTCAGGTCATGGTGATCATCGGATACGGCAGGTACATGGCGGCACTCGTCCTCACCTACGAGTACAGAGAGCCGGCCAGCGGGCGCAAGCTCACGTGCGAACGTTGTCCCCCGGGGACGCACATGGTGCAGCACTGCAGCGCCACCAAGCGGACGCAGTGCGCCCCCTGCCCGCCGCAGCACTACACGCAGGAGTGGAACTACCTGCGGCGGTGCCTGTACTGCCGCCAGCTGTGCGGGGATGGCCAGGTGGTATCGGAAGCGTGCTCTGCCTCCCAGAACACCATATGCCAGTGCAAGCTGGGTTACTTCATGCAGGACGACTTCTGCAGGCAGCATACCAAGTGTCGCCCTGGGTATGGAGTCAAAGTAAAAG GGACTGCTGAAGTCGACACAGTGTGTGAGAAGTGTCCGCTGGGGTCGTACTCCCCTGGCGGCGTGTCAGAAGTGGTCTGCCGGAACCACACAGACTGCAAGTCACTGCGCCTGCAGACTGTCCTGAAAGGGGGCGCGTGGCATGACAgcctctgtgcttcctgtgacaGCCTCAGAGCTGGGG GTGGACTTGAACTTCTCCGAGGAATCCTTCTGGATTTCTTCAGTTATCACAAAATGAGCAAGAGAAAATTGGAAAGATTTGTGAGGCAGTCCCTTTACCCTCGAAAGCAACATGACAGTTTTCAGAATGCGAGACTGCAAGAGTACCTTACCATGTGGGTTAAGGTGGCTGAGGTGGAGAAGCTAAAGAAGCTACTAAAGATGTTGAGAAGATGTGATCTTCACGATGCAGCAgaaaaactgaagaaaaaaCACTCTAAAGTCACCGATATGACTTTATGTGATGATTCTATGAACTGA